One genomic window of Thermithiobacillus plumbiphilus includes the following:
- a CDS encoding TRZ/ATZ family hydrolase, translated as MPQRADTLIEARWIVPMTARDLVLEQHALVIQGGLIAAICPIEEARREWDCAETIKLPEHVLLPGFVNAHTHVAMTLFRGMADDLPLMDWLQNHIWPAEQRLVDRDFVRAGTRLACAEMIRNGTTCFNDMYFFPRETAETASDMGLRASIGHVIIDVPTRYAANAGEYLAKAEEMQATFQALPRISSMLAPHAPYTVSDDTLKQVLALAERLDLPLHMHIHETAAEVAQSVEKYGMRPLARLDQLGILSPRLLAIHMTQLTDEEIALCAARGVSIGHCPQSNHKLASGAAPIAALQGAGVGLALGTDGAASNNDLDMLAEMQSAALLAKGASADASVLPAWDALAMATLGGAQAIGIGDRAGSLAVGKMADCIAINLDHPATQPVFNVVSQIVYAAGRDQVTDVWVEGERLLASSSFTRIDWPALRQEVQDWRDRIRGK; from the coding sequence ATGCCCCAACGCGCCGACACCCTGATTGAAGCCCGCTGGATCGTGCCGATGACGGCTCGCGACCTGGTACTTGAACAACATGCCCTGGTGATCCAGGGCGGCCTGATCGCAGCGATTTGCCCCATCGAGGAAGCCCGGCGCGAATGGGACTGCGCCGAAACCATCAAGCTGCCCGAGCATGTCCTGCTGCCGGGATTCGTCAATGCCCATACCCATGTCGCCATGACGCTGTTTCGCGGCATGGCCGATGATCTGCCACTGATGGACTGGCTGCAGAATCATATCTGGCCGGCCGAACAGCGTCTGGTGGACAGGGATTTCGTACGCGCCGGCACCCGGCTGGCCTGCGCCGAGATGATCCGCAATGGCACCACCTGCTTCAACGATATGTACTTCTTCCCGCGTGAAACGGCCGAGACCGCCAGCGACATGGGCCTGCGCGCCAGCATCGGGCACGTCATCATCGACGTACCGACGCGCTATGCGGCCAATGCCGGGGAATATCTGGCCAAGGCCGAGGAGATGCAGGCGACCTTTCAGGCCCTGCCACGCATTTCCAGCATGCTCGCGCCACATGCGCCCTATACAGTCAGCGACGACACCCTGAAACAAGTACTGGCACTTGCCGAGCGGCTGGACCTGCCCCTGCACATGCACATCCATGAAACCGCAGCGGAAGTGGCGCAGTCGGTAGAAAAATACGGCATGCGACCCCTGGCCCGGCTGGACCAGCTAGGAATCCTGTCACCGCGCCTGCTGGCGATCCACATGACGCAACTGACGGATGAGGAAATTGCGCTGTGTGCGGCGCGCGGCGTCAGCATCGGCCATTGCCCCCAGTCCAATCATAAGCTAGCTTCAGGAGCTGCACCGATTGCCGCACTGCAGGGCGCCGGTGTCGGCCTGGCGCTGGGGACTGATGGTGCGGCCAGCAACAATGATCTGGACATGCTCGCCGAGATGCAGAGCGCCGCCCTGCTGGCCAAGGGTGCGAGTGCGGATGCCTCGGTCCTGCCTGCCTGGGATGCCCTGGCAATGGCCACGCTGGGTGGGGCGCAGGCAATTGGCATCGGGGATCGCGCGGGTAGCCTGGCCGTGGGCAAGATGGCGGACTGCATCGCTATCAATCTCGATCATCCCGCCACTCAGCCGGTATTCAATGTGGTGTCGCAGATCGTCTATGCCGCAGGACGCGATCAGGTAACAGACGTCTGGGTCGAGGGCGAGCGCTTGCTGGCATCCAGCAGCTTCACCCGTATCGACTGGCCGGCCCTGCGTCAGGAAGTGCAGGACTGGCGCGACAGGATTCGCGGCAAGTAA
- the dapD gene encoding 2,3,4,5-tetrahydropyridine-2,6-dicarboxylate N-succinyltransferase: MEALQKIIEEAFEARAEITPRNAQPELREAVQHVIESLDKGVLRVAEKKDGQWMTHQWIKKAVLLSFRLEDNVRMNGGETQYYDKVQPKFADYNSNDFRTGGFRVVPGTSVRKGSFIGRNVVLMPSFVNIGAYVDEGTMVDTWATVGSCAQIGKNVHLSGGVGIGGVLEPLQANPTIIEDNCFIGARSEVVEGVIVEEGSVISMGVYIGQSTKIFNRETGEVSYGRIPAGSVVVSGNLPSKDGSYSLYCAVIVKQVDAKTRSKVGINELLRDI, encoded by the coding sequence ATGGAAGCACTGCAGAAAATCATTGAAGAGGCTTTCGAGGCACGCGCCGAGATCACCCCGCGCAACGCCCAGCCGGAACTGCGCGAGGCCGTGCAGCACGTGATCGAGAGCCTGGACAAGGGCGTGCTGCGGGTGGCCGAGAAAAAGGACGGCCAGTGGATGACACACCAGTGGATCAAGAAGGCCGTGCTCCTGTCCTTCCGGCTGGAGGACAATGTCCGCATGAATGGCGGCGAGACCCAGTACTACGACAAGGTGCAGCCTAAGTTCGCCGACTACAACAGCAATGATTTTCGCACCGGCGGCTTTCGCGTGGTACCCGGCACCTCGGTGCGCAAGGGCTCCTTCATCGGCCGCAATGTGGTACTCATGCCCTCTTTTGTGAACATCGGCGCCTATGTCGATGAAGGCACCATGGTCGATACCTGGGCCACCGTGGGCTCCTGCGCCCAGATCGGCAAGAATGTACACCTCTCCGGTGGCGTGGGAATCGGCGGGGTGCTCGAACCGCTGCAGGCCAACCCCACCATCATCGAGGACAACTGCTTCATCGGCGCGCGCTCGGAAGTGGTCGAAGGCGTGATCGTCGAGGAGGGTTCGGTGATCTCCATGGGCGTGTATATCGGCCAGAGCACCAAGATCTTCAACCGCGAGACCGGCGAGGTCAGCTACGGGCGCATTCCGGCGGGCTCCGTGGTGGTATCCGGCAACCTGCCCTCCAAGGATGGCAGCTATAGTCTCTACTGCGCCGTGATCGTCAAGCAGGTGGACGCCAAGACCCGCTCCAAGGTCGGCATCAACGAATTGCTGCGCGATA
- the mtnA gene encoding S-methyl-5-thioribose-1-phosphate isomerase, which yields MHEIDTVRAVRWQDDALHLLDQRVLPHEVSYLVLQDFRATADAIRDMVVRGAPAIGITAAYGMALAAREFGQHVDWRERVQAAADVLNAARPTAVNLAWAIARQNRILDAIENGEQSFAALLAEAQRIASEDVEANRRMGQAGARFIPADSGVLTHCNTGSLATGGYGTALGIIRAAVEQGRKVQVYADETRPWWQGARLTAWELQQDGIPVNLVVDSAAASLMAAGRIQSVVVGADRIAANGDTANKIGTYGLAVLARYHGIPFIVAAPTSTIDFATPTGADIHIEERPAEEITQVRGVQLAPLGTQAVNPAFDVTPAELITAIVTERGVVESPTAARMQQLIET from the coding sequence ATGCATGAAATCGATACGGTCCGCGCCGTGCGTTGGCAGGATGATGCGCTTCATCTGCTCGACCAGCGCGTGCTGCCGCATGAAGTATCCTATCTGGTACTGCAGGATTTTCGGGCCACCGCTGATGCCATCCGCGACATGGTGGTGCGTGGCGCGCCGGCCATTGGCATCACCGCCGCATACGGCATGGCCCTGGCGGCCCGCGAATTCGGCCAGCATGTGGACTGGCGGGAGCGAGTACAGGCGGCGGCTGATGTGCTCAATGCCGCGCGACCCACGGCCGTCAACCTGGCCTGGGCCATTGCCCGCCAGAACCGCATTCTGGATGCGATAGAGAATGGCGAGCAGAGCTTTGCCGCCTTGCTGGCCGAGGCGCAGCGCATCGCCAGCGAGGATGTGGAGGCCAACCGGCGCATGGGCCAGGCCGGGGCGCGCTTCATTCCGGCGGACTCGGGCGTACTGACCCACTGCAATACCGGCAGTCTTGCCACCGGCGGTTACGGCACGGCACTTGGCATCATTCGCGCGGCGGTGGAGCAGGGGCGCAAGGTCCAGGTCTATGCCGATGAAACCCGTCCCTGGTGGCAGGGCGCGCGCCTGACCGCCTGGGAACTGCAGCAGGACGGCATTCCCGTGAATCTGGTGGTCGATAGCGCCGCCGCCAGCCTGATGGCGGCCGGCAGGATTCAGTCCGTGGTGGTGGGCGCCGACCGCATCGCGGCCAATGGCGATACGGCCAACAAGATCGGCACCTATGGTCTCGCCGTGCTGGCCCGTTATCACGGCATTCCCTTCATCGTCGCCGCACCCACTTCCACCATCGACTTTGCAACGCCCACCGGGGCCGATATCCATATCGAAGAGCGTCCCGCCGAGGAAATCACCCAGGTCCGTGGCGTGCAGCTGGCACCTCTCGGCACCCAGGCGGTCAACCCGGCCTTTGACGTCACGCCGGCAGAGCTCATTACTGCCATCGTCACCGAAAGGGGCGTGGTGGAGTCGCCGACTGCGGCACGCATGCAGCAATTGATAGAGACGTGA
- a CDS encoding HAD-IA family hydrolase: MPTPRRAVLFDLDGTLADTAPDLAHALNVTLIQHDRPPLPLDQIRPVASQGARGLLKLGLGLEPGMSGFAEARQMLLDTYAANIARETALFPGMNEILAGLESSGTPWGVVTNKPDYLTRALLEGLGLLQRAAVVVSGDTLPVSKPDPAPILHAASLLDLPAASTLMIGDDRRDIQSAHGAGAGAWAALWGYIAEQDQPMFWEADRLLADVKTLHDALRESGYMD; encoded by the coding sequence ATGCCGACTCCCCGCCGGGCAGTCCTTTTTGATCTCGATGGCACCCTGGCCGATACCGCGCCGGACCTTGCCCATGCCCTGAACGTCACCCTCATCCAGCATGATCGCCCGCCCTTGCCGCTGGATCAGATCCGCCCGGTGGCATCCCAGGGTGCGCGAGGGCTTCTGAAACTGGGTCTTGGGCTGGAGCCGGGCATGTCCGGCTTTGCCGAGGCCCGCCAGATGCTGCTGGATACCTATGCCGCCAACATTGCGCGGGAAACCGCCCTTTTCCCTGGCATGAACGAGATCCTTGCAGGACTGGAATCCAGCGGCACACCCTGGGGCGTGGTCACCAACAAGCCGGATTATCTCACCCGTGCCCTGCTCGAAGGGCTTGGCCTGTTGCAGCGCGCCGCAGTGGTGGTCAGCGGTGATACCTTGCCGGTCAGCAAACCCGACCCGGCACCGATCCTGCATGCAGCAAGCTTGCTGGATCTGCCCGCCGCGTCTACGCTCATGATTGGCGATGATCGCCGCGACATACAAAGCGCCCATGGCGCGGGAGCCGGGGCCTGGGCGGCATTGTGGGGCTATATTGCAGAGCAGGATCAACCGATGTTCTGGGAAGCGGATCGACTGCTGGCCGACGTAAAAACCCTCCATGACGCACTGAGGGAAAGCGGCTATATGGATTAG
- a CDS encoding DMT family transporter: MTEKKSDWQPIAALLLGATLWGTMWWPLRHFETAGLSGGWMLFASYGLAALVALPWMWRSRRDWRQAPGVLLLLVIFGGWTNVAFSFAVLEGQVVRVLLLFYLAPVWSILGGRIFLGERLSAYRLLAMLIALTGALLVLVHGDPRKLAETPLIRADWLALSAGIAFAATNITLRFSPGMSNANRAGAVWIGVALFALIAVLLESGGTPSVSGVLFLQIALFTLGWLMLATLLIQFGVVHMEVGRSSVIMLFEIIVGAVSAALLAGETIALLEWVGALFIVSAAWLEARDTDQGHPATQP; the protein is encoded by the coding sequence ATGACTGAAAAGAAATCAGACTGGCAGCCAATTGCCGCGCTCCTGCTTGGTGCCACCCTCTGGGGGACCATGTGGTGGCCCCTGCGTCACTTCGAGACAGCCGGACTTAGCGGCGGCTGGATGCTGTTCGCCAGCTACGGGCTTGCCGCCCTGGTTGCCCTGCCCTGGATGTGGCGCAGCCGCAGAGACTGGCGGCAGGCGCCGGGCGTGCTGCTGTTGCTCGTCATCTTCGGCGGTTGGACCAATGTCGCCTTTTCGTTTGCAGTACTCGAGGGGCAGGTAGTGCGCGTCCTGCTGCTTTTCTATCTGGCCCCGGTCTGGAGCATTCTGGGGGGCAGGATCTTCCTTGGCGAGCGGCTGAGCGCGTATCGCCTGCTGGCCATGCTGATCGCTCTGACAGGGGCGCTGCTGGTGCTGGTTCATGGTGATCCGCGCAAGCTGGCAGAGACACCCCTGATCCGCGCCGACTGGCTGGCCCTGAGCGCTGGCATCGCCTTTGCTGCCACCAACATCACCCTGCGATTCTCGCCGGGCATGTCCAATGCCAATCGGGCTGGTGCTGTCTGGATCGGGGTCGCCCTGTTCGCCCTGATTGCCGTTCTGCTGGAATCCGGCGGCACGCCCTCAGTCTCTGGCGTACTTTTCCTTCAGATAGCGCTCTTTACCCTTGGCTGGCTGATGCTGGCAACCTTGCTGATCCAGTTTGGGGTAGTGCATATGGAAGTTGGGCGCTCGTCAGTGATCATGCTGTTCGAGATCATCGTCGGTGCTGTCTCCGCAGCCTTGCTTGCCGGGGAAACGATTGCCCTGCTGGAGTGGGTCGGGGCGCTGTTCATCGTCAGTGCCGCCTGGCTGGAGGCCAGGGATACGGACCAGGGCCACCCGGCAACGCAGCCCTGA
- the dapC gene encoding succinyldiaminopimelate transaminase — translation MNPRLAGLQAYPFERLAALKRGLTPPASFHAIDLSIGEPKHAAAHQVTESIIEHLHGISQYPKTAGLPALREAITRWLAQRFQLPADFIRADTHVLPVNGTREALFSIAQALLDPCASPREQVLMPNPFYQIYEGAAILAGGEPVYLNAGTDGQPDYRAVDEATWQRTRLLYICSPNNPTGAVLAQDTLAYLIDKAQQHDFVIASDECYSEIYLDEANPPVGILQAAASMGHHSLKSCLAFHSLSKRSNMPGARSGFVAGDPQILKDYLLYRTYLGNATPPFIQSGAIAAWQDEAHVCANRAAYREKFTAVLDILGGSLDVSAPEAGFYLWPKVGDGEAFARDLFATKNVTVLPGAYLSRQSQGQNPGKDRVRIALVAPLEECVEAARRIRDFVDSNKG, via the coding sequence TTGAACCCACGTCTTGCAGGCCTGCAGGCCTATCCCTTCGAACGGCTCGCCGCACTCAAGCGCGGTCTGACGCCCCCCGCCTCGTTCCACGCCATCGATCTGTCCATCGGCGAACCGAAACATGCGGCGGCGCATCAGGTGACCGAGAGCATCATCGAGCACCTGCACGGGATTTCCCAGTACCCCAAGACTGCCGGTCTGCCCGCCTTGCGCGAGGCCATTACGCGCTGGCTGGCCCAGCGATTTCAACTGCCGGCGGATTTTATCAGGGCTGACACGCATGTGCTGCCGGTCAATGGTACCCGCGAAGCGCTGTTTTCGATCGCCCAGGCGCTGCTGGACCCCTGCGCGTCTCCGCGCGAACAGGTCCTGATGCCGAACCCCTTTTACCAGATCTATGAAGGCGCGGCGATACTCGCGGGCGGCGAGCCGGTCTATCTCAATGCGGGCACGGATGGCCAGCCGGATTACCGGGCAGTGGATGAGGCGACCTGGCAGCGCACGCGTCTGCTCTACATCTGCTCGCCCAACAACCCGACTGGCGCGGTCCTGGCTCAGGATACCCTGGCCTATCTCATCGACAAGGCCCAGCAGCATGATTTCGTCATCGCCTCGGACGAGTGCTACAGCGAGATCTACCTCGATGAAGCAAACCCGCCGGTGGGCATCCTGCAGGCGGCTGCCAGCATGGGGCATCACAGCCTGAAAAGCTGCCTGGCCTTTCACAGCCTCTCCAAGCGTTCCAACATGCCGGGCGCGCGCTCGGGCTTCGTGGCGGGTGATCCGCAGATTCTCAAGGACTATCTGCTTTATCGCACCTATCTTGGGAATGCCACGCCGCCCTTCATTCAGTCCGGCGCGATTGCCGCCTGGCAGGATGAGGCGCATGTGTGCGCCAACCGCGCGGCCTATCGCGAGAAATTCACGGCAGTGCTGGATATTCTCGGCGGCAGCCTCGATGTCAGCGCGCCGGAAGCGGGCTTCTATCTCTGGCCCAAAGTGGGCGATGGCGAGGCCTTTGCCCGCGATCTGTTTGCTACTAAAAACGTCACAGTGTTGCCGGGCGCCTATCTGTCGCGCCAGAGCCAGGGACAGAATCCGGGCAAGGACCGCGTCCGCATCGCCCTGGTCGCCCCTTTGGAGGAATGCGTGGAAGCGGCCAGGCGCATCAGGGATTTCGTTGATTCAAATAAAGGATAA
- the ubiG gene encoding bifunctional 2-polyprenyl-6-hydroxyphenol methylase/3-demethylubiquinol 3-O-methyltransferase UbiG, whose translation MLNMDVQEIQKFENLAHRWWDPTGEFRPLHDMNPLRVSFIAECAGGLAGKRVLDLGTGGGILAESMARMGAEVLGIDLGQAPLAVAELHAREHGVPVTYRLVSAEELAEEQPASFDVVACMEVIEHVPDPASTIAACARLVKPGGHVFFATINRNPKSYLYAILGAEYLLRMLPRGTHDYDKLIRPSEMLRWAEAAGLRAKSFEGVTYNPLTRRFRLTSDVSVNYMGHFQRPA comes from the coding sequence ATGCTGAACATGGATGTCCAGGAAATCCAGAAGTTCGAGAATCTCGCCCACCGCTGGTGGGACCCGACCGGCGAATTTCGCCCGCTGCACGATATGAATCCCCTGCGGGTGTCCTTCATTGCCGAGTGTGCCGGGGGCCTGGCGGGCAAGCGGGTGCTGGATCTGGGTACCGGCGGCGGCATCCTCGCCGAGAGCATGGCGCGTATGGGCGCCGAGGTGCTGGGCATCGATCTGGGGCAGGCGCCACTGGCGGTGGCCGAACTGCATGCCCGCGAGCATGGCGTGCCGGTGACCTACCGGCTGGTTTCCGCCGAGGAACTCGCCGAGGAGCAGCCGGCGAGCTTCGATGTGGTGGCCTGCATGGAGGTAATCGAGCACGTGCCGGATCCCGCCTCGACCATCGCCGCCTGCGCCCGATTGGTCAAACCTGGGGGGCACGTCTTTTTCGCCACCATCAACCGCAACCCGAAGAGCTATCTCTACGCCATTCTCGGCGCGGAATACCTGTTGCGCATGCTGCCGCGCGGCACCCATGACTACGACAAGCTGATCCGTCCCTCGGAAATGCTGCGCTGGGCCGAAGCCGCGGGCCTGCGCGCCAAATCCTTCGAGGGCGTGACCTACAACCCGCTGACCCGGCGCTTTCGGCTGACGTCCGACGTCAGCGTGAACTACATGGGCCATTTCCAGCGCCCCGCCTGA
- a CDS encoding amino acid permease yields MSLFRTKSIESALEQGKSGLHRALGGMDLVLLGIGAVIGTGIFVLTGIAAANNAGPAITLSFVVSGLAAILAALVYAELASSVPIAGSAYTYSYVSLGEFLAWLIGWDLMLEYGVASSVVAIGWSGYFNHILEALGISLPVALTKAPHEGGIMNLSAFIIILLVSAVLAIGVKQSSRFNNVVVMIKLAVIALFIIVAAKHVDVKLWQPYMPFGWQGVMSGAALIFFAYIGFDAVSTAAEEARNPQRDLPIGLLGSLLVCTLIYLVVSAELTGLLPYHQLDVSYPVAYALARVGEHLASSLIAVGAIAGLTSVLLVLLYAQSRIFFSMSRDGLLPPVFCAVHPRFRTPTRIILLTGVMAAMVAGFLPIHEVAGLVNAGTLTAFVLVSFSVLVLRRTRPDLPRPFKTPFMPWTPILAIIFCTYLIASLSAFTLKSFAIWTAIGLIVYFFYARSHSHLATRPNG; encoded by the coding sequence ATGAGCCTGTTTCGCACCAAATCGATTGAAAGTGCCCTGGAACAGGGCAAGAGTGGTCTGCATCGGGCACTCGGAGGGATGGATCTCGTGCTGCTGGGGATCGGGGCGGTCATTGGCACCGGCATCTTCGTGCTGACCGGTATAGCCGCGGCCAACAATGCCGGACCCGCGATCACCTTGTCCTTCGTGGTTTCCGGCCTTGCAGCCATCCTTGCAGCCCTGGTCTATGCCGAACTGGCGTCATCAGTCCCCATTGCCGGCAGCGCCTACACCTATTCCTATGTGTCTCTCGGTGAGTTTCTGGCCTGGCTGATCGGCTGGGATCTCATGCTCGAATACGGCGTGGCCTCATCCGTGGTGGCCATCGGCTGGTCGGGATATTTCAATCACATTCTCGAAGCCCTGGGGATTTCACTTCCGGTAGCACTGACCAAGGCGCCGCACGAAGGCGGCATCATGAACCTGAGCGCCTTCATCATCATTCTGCTGGTGAGCGCGGTGCTTGCCATCGGCGTCAAGCAAAGCAGCCGCTTCAACAACGTGGTGGTGATGATCAAGCTTGCCGTCATTGCGCTGTTCATAATCGTGGCCGCAAAACACGTCGATGTGAAACTCTGGCAGCCTTACATGCCCTTCGGCTGGCAGGGTGTGATGAGCGGGGCGGCGCTGATCTTCTTTGCCTATATCGGCTTTGATGCCGTATCCACGGCTGCCGAGGAGGCGCGCAACCCGCAGCGCGATCTACCCATCGGCCTGCTCGGTTCTCTGCTGGTCTGCACCCTGATCTACCTCGTGGTCTCGGCCGAGCTGACTGGCCTGCTGCCCTATCATCAGCTCGATGTCTCCTATCCGGTCGCTTACGCCCTGGCTCGGGTTGGCGAGCACCTTGCCTCCAGCCTGATTGCCGTGGGCGCCATCGCCGGTCTGACCTCGGTATTGCTGGTGCTGCTCTATGCCCAGAGCCGGATATTTTTCTCGATGTCGCGCGACGGCTTGCTGCCACCGGTGTTCTGCGCCGTGCACCCGCGCTTCAGGACACCGACGCGCATCATTCTGCTCACGGGGGTCATGGCTGCCATGGTTGCCGGTTTCCTGCCCATCCATGAGGTGGCGGGCCTGGTGAATGCCGGCACGCTCACAGCCTTCGTGCTGGTCTCCTTCAGCGTACTGGTGCTGCGGCGCACACGCCCGGATCTGCCCCGCCCCTTCAAAACGCCTTTCATGCCCTGGACGCCGATCCTGGCCATCATCTTCTGTACCTATCTGATCGCGAGCCTGTCCGCCTTCACCCTCAAGAGCTTTGCGATCTGGACTGCCATTGGCCTGATCGTATATTTCTTCTATGCCCGCAGCCACAGCCATCTGGCAACCAGGCCCAATGGTTGA